From Streptomyces sp. 6-11-2, one genomic window encodes:
- a CDS encoding flotillin family protein → MLFWHVPAPDQAMLISGSKRRAEDTQFRIVTGHGSFVFPVKQKARLLSLALREAEITEDCVTQQGIRLRARAVAVFKVGDDPASIANAARRFLAEQNAMEELVGRIFAGHLRSIIGGLTVEQIIRERDRVAQEVKEASHTEMEKLGIVVDALQIQEIEDVSGYIDNLAAPHAAAVASQARIAQAKADQEAAEREQQAAALKAEYERDTAIKRAGFLAETEQSNARAAQAGPLAQARATQEVTEEQTALARRQAELAAQRLEAEVRRPADAEAYRQRTLAEAHRDQAKFEADGAAYTERTIAQAQADANNARAASLRDGNQELIAANRVVENLPALADAAARGLAGATLTVLNGATGVSEVASGIVGQGMAILDALKRSTTMPPGVNGDRPRPTEKA, encoded by the coding sequence ATGCTGTTCTGGCACGTTCCCGCCCCCGACCAGGCAATGCTCATTTCCGGGTCGAAACGCCGGGCGGAGGACACACAATTCCGGATCGTCACCGGACACGGAAGCTTCGTCTTCCCCGTCAAGCAGAAGGCCCGCTTGCTGTCCCTCGCGCTGCGCGAGGCCGAGATCACCGAGGACTGCGTGACCCAGCAGGGCATTCGCCTCAGGGCCCGAGCCGTCGCGGTGTTCAAAGTGGGTGACGACCCCGCGTCCATAGCCAACGCGGCCCGCCGTTTCCTGGCGGAACAGAACGCCATGGAGGAACTCGTGGGCCGGATCTTCGCCGGACACCTGCGCTCCATCATCGGCGGGCTGACGGTCGAACAGATCATCCGCGAACGTGATCGCGTCGCGCAGGAGGTCAAGGAAGCGAGCCACACCGAGATGGAGAAGCTGGGCATCGTCGTCGACGCCTTGCAGATACAGGAGATCGAGGACGTCTCCGGGTACATCGACAACCTGGCCGCCCCGCACGCCGCCGCGGTCGCCAGTCAGGCACGCATCGCGCAGGCCAAGGCCGACCAGGAAGCCGCCGAACGCGAACAGCAGGCCGCAGCGCTGAAAGCCGAGTACGAACGGGACACCGCCATCAAGCGTGCGGGCTTCCTCGCCGAGACCGAGCAGTCCAATGCCCGCGCCGCGCAAGCCGGCCCGCTCGCCCAGGCCAGGGCCACCCAGGAGGTCACAGAGGAGCAGACTGCCCTGGCCCGGCGCCAGGCAGAACTAGCTGCGCAGCGGCTGGAAGCGGAGGTGCGGCGCCCCGCCGACGCGGAGGCCTACCGCCAGCGCACCCTCGCCGAAGCCCACCGCGATCAGGCCAAGTTCGAAGCGGACGGCGCCGCCTACACCGAGCGGACCATCGCGCAGGCACAGGCCGACGCCAACAACGCCCGCGCCGCCTCCCTCAGGGACGGCAACCAGGAACTGATCGCGGCCAACCGTGTCGTGGAAAACCTGCCCGCCCTCGCAGACGCTGCGGCACGCGGTCTCGCGGGCGCCACCCTCACCGTCCTGAACGGCGCGACGGGGGTCAGCGAGGTGGCATCGGGGATCGTCGGCCAGGGAATGGCGATCCTTGACGCGCTCAAGAGGTCGACGACGATGCCACCCGGCGTGAACGGAGACCGGCCTCGGCCCACCGAAAAGGCATGA
- a CDS encoding APC family permease, translating into MTDTHGSRGGKSTGPPGPAAQLAELDEEQLRVLRRVGRAWGRVSASPETWRRALPVDPDLGAFPPAAQLRPARFGRLVPLSPLGASSPSEQVDTEEPPSGRLGRAEEWARRLVLGVPLRSSALVSERMRKLVALPVLSADALSSVAYGPEAMLAVLVLAGTAGLAYSFPVSGAIVFLMLAVGLSYRQTIRAYPHGGGSYIVAGDNLGQVAGLVAAAGLMTDYVLTVAVSIASGVAAITSAIPSLAPDTVPIGVGVIMVLLAGNLRGIRQAGALFAAPTYAFIIAMFALIVSGLVHAAGQDFRPRPTPAVTVTESAGLFLIMRAFSSGATAMTGIEAISNAVPAFKPVEWRQARTTLTWMVGLLIAMFAGIVVLTHLVGVVPSTRETVLSQLAHLGFGFGWMYVFVQAATAAVLLLAANTAYNDFPRVLSLLARDDYAPRVFMRLGDRLAYSNGIILLSVAATLVYVAFDGQTAALIPLYAVGVFLAFTLSQAGMVVHWWRLRDRHWRKSLLLNALGGLLSAVVFVTAGISKFTSGAWVAIVAVGLFLLVTLRIRHHYATVRARLRLRPHTVELPAHTAVGPGTEPAVPYAAPAPRRHAARPETNAENEELPGEIRHLTVVALATLDLAGMRALAYAASLRQPVLALHISLTPQEAERVRAYWTLWGDHLPLEIVVSPYRATVAPLVHYIEALHRQHPDLTLTVILPEIITRHRRHQLLHSRTAPRLRRALRSLPKIVITTVPFHV; encoded by the coding sequence GTGACGGATACACACGGTAGTCGAGGCGGGAAGTCAACGGGGCCGCCCGGACCTGCCGCGCAACTGGCCGAACTGGACGAGGAACAGCTGCGCGTCCTGCGCCGGGTGGGCCGTGCCTGGGGCCGGGTGTCGGCGTCTCCCGAGACTTGGCGTCGCGCCCTGCCCGTCGACCCCGACCTGGGCGCGTTCCCCCCGGCGGCACAGCTCCGGCCGGCCCGGTTCGGGCGCCTGGTTCCCCTCTCGCCCCTGGGGGCGTCTTCGCCGAGCGAGCAGGTCGACACGGAGGAACCGCCCAGTGGTCGGCTGGGCCGTGCCGAGGAGTGGGCGCGGCGACTCGTCCTGGGGGTGCCGCTGAGGAGTTCCGCCCTGGTGTCCGAGCGGATGCGCAAGCTCGTGGCTCTGCCCGTGCTGTCGGCCGACGCGCTCTCCTCGGTCGCCTACGGTCCCGAGGCCATGCTCGCGGTCCTCGTGCTCGCGGGAACGGCCGGACTGGCGTACTCGTTCCCGGTCTCCGGCGCGATCGTGTTCCTCATGCTGGCGGTCGGGCTGTCGTACCGTCAGACCATCCGCGCCTACCCGCACGGCGGCGGCTCGTACATCGTGGCCGGCGACAACCTCGGACAGGTGGCCGGTCTGGTGGCTGCGGCGGGACTGATGACCGACTACGTCCTCACCGTCGCGGTGTCGATCGCCTCGGGCGTGGCGGCCATCACCTCGGCGATCCCGTCACTGGCCCCCGACACCGTGCCCATCGGCGTCGGGGTGATCATGGTTCTCCTCGCCGGAAACCTGCGCGGCATCCGGCAGGCGGGCGCCCTCTTCGCCGCCCCCACCTACGCCTTCATCATCGCCATGTTCGCCCTCATCGTCTCGGGACTCGTCCACGCGGCAGGGCAGGACTTCCGGCCGCGCCCCACCCCGGCGGTCACGGTCACCGAGAGCGCGGGACTCTTCCTGATCATGCGGGCGTTCTCGTCCGGCGCCACGGCGATGACCGGTATCGAGGCCATCTCCAACGCGGTACCGGCGTTCAAGCCCGTGGAGTGGCGCCAGGCCCGTACGACGCTCACCTGGATGGTGGGACTGCTCATCGCCATGTTCGCCGGCATCGTCGTCCTGACCCATCTCGTCGGCGTGGTGCCCAGTACCCGGGAGACGGTGCTCTCCCAACTGGCCCACCTCGGCTTCGGCTTCGGGTGGATGTACGTCTTCGTCCAGGCCGCCACCGCGGCCGTCCTCCTCCTCGCCGCGAACACGGCGTACAACGACTTCCCCCGCGTCCTGTCCCTCCTGGCGCGCGACGACTATGCGCCCCGGGTCTTCATGCGGCTGGGCGACCGGCTGGCCTACAGCAACGGAATCATCCTGCTCTCGGTGGCCGCCACCCTGGTCTACGTGGCGTTCGACGGGCAGACGGCGGCCCTGATCCCGTTGTACGCGGTCGGTGTCTTCCTCGCCTTCACGCTTTCCCAGGCAGGCATGGTCGTGCACTGGTGGCGGCTGCGCGACCGGCACTGGCGCAAGAGCCTGCTCCTGAACGCCCTGGGCGGCCTCCTGTCGGCCGTCGTCTTCGTCACCGCGGGCATCAGCAAGTTCACTTCGGGTGCGTGGGTGGCGATCGTCGCCGTCGGACTGTTCCTGCTCGTGACGCTGCGGATCCGGCACCACTACGCCACCGTCCGGGCACGCCTGCGCCTGCGCCCGCACACCGTCGAACTGCCCGCGCACACCGCCGTGGGGCCGGGTACGGAGCCCGCCGTGCCGTACGCGGCCCCCGCCCCGCGACGGCACGCGGCGCGGCCGGAGACGAACGCGGAGAACGAGGAACTGCCCGGGGAGATCCGCCACCTCACCGTCGTCGCCCTCGCGACGCTCGACCTCGCGGGCATGCGGGCCCTCGCCTACGCGGCCTCTCTCCGCCAGCCCGTGCTCGCCCTCCACATCAGCCTCACCCCTCAGGAAGCCGAACGGGTACGCGCCTACTGGACGTTGTGGGGCGACCACCTCCCGCTGGAGATCGTGGTCTCCCCCTACCGGGCGACCGTGGCACCTCTCGTCCACTACATCGAGGCCCTGCACCGGCAGCACCCCGACCTCACCCTCACGGTGATCCTCCCCGAGATCATCACCCGGCACCGGCGCCATCAACTCCTCCACAGCCGCACCGCCCCACGCCTGCGCCGCGCCCTGCGATCCCTCCCCAAAATCGTCATCACCACCGTGCCCTTCCACGTATAG
- a CDS encoding GNAT family N-acetyltransferase yields the protein MDLSCLPPANCDAPSRRGRPSTRPASGHAGADGVQLVCSGPCLVASAPGDTPPDARSGHSGRPAVHRAPVAGRARTPLPWRPGDRGQDRSPASAAPRDAGGVRREGPPESTARRDGHHRPDSPRGGTEVSYTFLSEWWERGLGREAVAAAVEWARDPPGGNPVVAVTQSANTGSRRLLEAIGMVAGAEVVEYGEPQTVYRLLSPAHMRQKSNT from the coding sequence GTGGATCTTTCCTGTCTGCCCCCGGCGAACTGCGACGCCCCCTCGCGGCGTGGCAGACCCTCCACAAGGCCGGCAAGCGGTCACGCTGGTGCGGATGGCGTCCAACTCGTCTGCTCGGGGCCCTGCTTGGTGGCCAGCGCTCCTGGAGACACCCCGCCTGACGCTCGGTCCGGTCACAGCGGAAGACCTGCCGTCCATCGAGCGCCTGTGGCGGGACGAGCGCGTACGCCGCTTCCTTGGAGGCCCGGTGACCGAGGACAAGATCGCAGTCCGGCATCGGCGGCTCCCCGGGACGCCGGGGGCGTTCGCCGTGAAGGACCGCCCGAAAGCACAGCTCGTCGGGATGGTCACCATCGGCCGGACTCGCCCCGAGGTGGCACGGAGGTCTCGTACACGTTCCTATCGGAGTGGTGGGAGCGGGGCCTGGGCCGAGAAGCTGTCGCTGCCGCGGTGGAATGGGCTCGCGATCCACCGGGCGGGAATCCAGTGGTGGCGGTGACGCAGAGCGCGAACACGGGCTCACGGCGCCTACTGGAGGCGATTGGCATGGTTGCAGGCGCTGAGGTGGTCGAGTACGGCGAGCCGCAGACGGTATATCGCCTCCTCTCACCAGCGCACATGCGCCAGAAATCGAACACATGA